The sequence GACCTTGACGGCGTCCTGCTCCTTCTCGACCTGCTTGGAAGAGGTGCCGGAAGAAACGAGGCTGTGGAAACCGGAGAGAGCACCGCAAGCGACGGAGACGAACAGGACCGGGAACATCATGCCGGAGGCAGTGGAGAAGCCGGTGAAGACCGGAGCGGTGATAGTGGCCTGACCGTTGACGCCCAGGACTACGATGCCGAGGACAGCGCAGACGATCATGACGATCATCATGATGGAAGTGAGGTAGTCACGCGGGGTCTTGAGCATCTGGATGGGCATAGCGCCAGCGAAGACCAGGTAGACCATGACGACGGCGAACCACTGGAACTTATCCAGGTAGACCGGAAACTGCATACCGACGGCGAACATGAGAACCATGAGGACCACGCCGGTGACGAACTCGGCAGCGCCGGTGAGGTTGAACTTCTTCTGGGCCCAACCAAAGGCGATAGCGACGAAGGTGAACAGGATGGAGATGGTACCAGCGCAGCCGGCGGCATAGGACTTGGTGAAGTCGATGGCACCGGTAGCAGCACCAGAAGCGTCAACGGCCGGGGTGAACATGAACGTCTTGCAGACCATGTCGGTAAAGGCGGCGATGACGATGATGCAGAACAGCCAGCAGAACAGCAGGAACAGGCGACGGCCGGTCTTGCCGATATACTTCTCGATGAGCTGAGCGAGTGACTTGCCGTTGTTCTTCATCGAAGCGTACAGGGCACCAAAGTCGTGGACGGCGCCAAAGAAGATGCCGCCGACGAGGACCCAGAGCACGACGGGCAGCCAGCCAAAGGCCATGGCGACGATCGTACCCGTGACAGGGCCAGCACCGCAGATCGAGCTGAACTGGTGCGAAAACGCAGTGAAGGCGGAGACGGGCGAGAAGCTGTTGCCGTCCTTCATGCGCTTGGCCGGCGTGAGGGCCTCTTTGTCAACGCCCCACTTGTTGGCCAGCCAGCGGCCGTAGCCCAGATAGCCGCAGGCGAGCACCGCCGCGGCCACAACCATGAGCAAAACTCCGTTCATTACATTTCCTCCTCTAAAAAGAACTTCCTAGACATAAAAAATGAGGGCCGTCGGTTGCGCTCGACGGCCCTCATCTTCATCAGCCGCCCGTTATCGTACGGGCTAGCTGTATGTGCTAACCCGCATCAGATAATTACTACGCTGATAATGTTTAGCTGATGCGTGAACATGTCTAAGAAATCCTCTTCAATCATGATGCGAACGATCCGTGCGTGTTCACATCCCCCAGTGGTTGAAAAGGAGTATGAAACTTTAGTTACCTAAAGTCAACGCAAATTTGTAATGAATTTTCAACTTTTTTGGATTTCTCGGTATAAAACGCCACTGACCTCGGACTTTACCCAGCGACAGTTTTTGCATGAGAGATGTCCCTCGGGAGCGGGCGGGCGTATACAAGGTTTCCTGCTCTACAGTCCTGCTCGCACGGAGAGCACATTAAGTGCTCTCCGGCTCGTGCGGAACTCGCGATAAACCTTGTATACGCCCGCCCGCTCCCGAGGGGCTCCCATCCCAAATGCGGAGCAAAGCTCCGCACACCAACTTTTTCTTTCAGCTAAAGAACGCTGGAAATTCGACGCTGGCTTGTTAACCTTGCTGGACGTTGTCGACGCCAAACCAGCTCAGAAGCTATATCGATACAGAAAGGTCCCCGGACGGAGGGGCCGGATATAAGGTTTATCGCGAGTTCCGCACGCAAAGAAGGCCACTTAATGTGGCCTTCGTCTTGCGCAGGACTGTAGAGCAGGAAACCTTATATCCGGCCCCTCCGTCCGGGGACCGCGCCGTACCAGCTACAGCGTCATGTTCGGATCGGCGTCAACATCGAACGGCGAGATTTCGCCTCGGTCGAATTTACGGCGAGCGACCTCCGCGATCATGGCTGCGTTATCGGTACAGGCAGACAAGGGCGGCACCGTTACGCGAATCCCCTGACGCCCAAGCTTCTTGATCATCATCTCGCGCAGATGCGGGTTGGCCGAGACGCCGCCACCGATGCAGTATTCCTTGCATCCGGTAGCGTGCAGTGCGTTTTTGGCCTTCTTGTACTGCACGTCAAAGACAGCTGCCTCAAACGAAGCTGCCAGATCGGGCAGGTGAATCGTGCGCCCGGCCTTGGTCTCCTGTTCAATGTAGAGCGTCACAGCGGTTTTAAGGCCCGAAAGCGAGAAGCGATAGTCTCCCCTGCTGTTAAGCGCACGGGGGAAATCGATCGCCTTGGGGTTGCCCGTCTCGGCCAGCTTGGAAATGATGGGGCCACCGGGATAGCCCAGACCCAACGCCTTGGCTACCTTGTCGAAGGCCTCGCCCACAGCGTCGTCGAGCGTCTCACCGAGCACCTCGTAGTCGCCCCACGCCTTCACGTGCACGAGCATGGTGTGCCCACCCGAGACAAGCGTGAAGATAAACGGCGGTTTGAGGTCGGGTTGCGCCAACAGGTTGGCAAACAGATGCCCCTCCAGATGGTTGACGCATACGAGCGGCTTACCGGCAGCGTAGGCAAAGCCTTTGGCAAAGGCAACGCCCACCACGAGGGCGCCCACCAGGCCCGGACCCTGTGTCACGCCCACGGCGGCAAGCTCGCTGGGAGCAATGGCTCCACCCTCAAGACCAAGCGATGCTGCGGCATCCTCGAGCGCCGCATCCACGACACTCACAATCACCTCAACGTGTTTGCGCGAGGCGATCTCGGGCACCACGCCGCCAAAGCGGGCATGAAAATCAATCTGTGTCGACACCTGGTTGGCCAGCATATTGCCATCCGCATCGATAATCGCCACGGCCGTCTCGTCGCAGGAACTCTCGATAGCGAGCACCAGGCGGCGGCGCTCAATTTCGGCGCGCTCCCCCTCGGAGCGCCCAGGCGCAGGCAGCGGCCATACGCGTTGCTCGGCTGCCGTCGGCTCGGGCGAGGCGTTATCGACCGGAAGTACGAGGGGAAGTGGGGCCGTCATGACGATGGCGTCTTTGCCGACACCGTAGTAGCCACGACGACGACCCACCTCGGTAAAGCCCAGAGCGGCATAGAGCGCAATCGCGCCCTCGTTGCCGTCCTCGACCTCGAGCGAAGCCGTGGTGCAGCCGAGCATCTGGGCATCATAGCTCACATGCGACAGCAGCTTGCGGGCAATGCCCTCACGGCGATGTGCCGAGTCGACGGCGACATCCAGAATCTGCACATCACCGTCCACGACCATACCGCCGGCAAGGCCCAGCAGCTTGCCGTCGTCGTGTGCCACCCACCAACTGCGCGGCGCAGCGACGTCCTCGCCCAGTTCGGACAGGAACATGCCCGGCGTCCACGCCTCGTGTCCGGCACCTTCAAAGCAGGCAGCCTCTAGCGCGCTCGCGCCCTCGGCATCCGCCGCGCCCATGGGACGGAACTGCAGATGACGACCGGCGAGCTCATCGGCAACGCCCGTAATTTCGCTCTGCGCACTCTCGGCAAGACCAAGACGCTTGCGCTCGTTTTCCTCGGCATCCGAAAGGCGCGTGTAAATCGGCAGGACGCGAGCCGGATCGCCGTCACCCGCAGCGTGCGCGAGCAGCAAGCCCTCGCCCGAAGGCCACCACAGGTCGCGCTCCACGCAGCGGGCGGTCTCGTCCTCACCCAGCAGCTTGCCATAGCGCACGAGACCGTCACCGGTCAGCTGAACCTGGCCCCAGTCCGCTGCTCGGCGCCACTCATCGAGCGCCACGGCGGCCTTGACCACGTGTTCGCGCTCAAATTGACGCTCGGGACCCTCATCGCCCAGCATATATAGTGCCGGATATACCTCACCGCGCATGGCATCGGCCAAGATACCAAGCTTG is a genomic window of Collinsella aerofaciens containing:
- a CDS encoding carbon starvation protein A; amino-acid sequence: MNGVLLMVVAAAVLACGYLGYGRWLANKWGVDKEALTPAKRMKDGNSFSPVSAFTAFSHQFSSICGAGPVTGTIVAMAFGWLPVVLWVLVGGIFFGAVHDFGALYASMKNNGKSLAQLIEKYIGKTGRRLFLLFCWLFCIIVIAAFTDMVCKTFMFTPAVDASGAATGAIDFTKSYAAGCAGTISILFTFVAIAFGWAQKKFNLTGAAEFVTGVVLMVLMFAVGMQFPVYLDKFQWFAVVMVYLVFAGAMPIQMLKTPRDYLTSIMMIVMIVCAVLGIVVLGVNGQATITAPVFTGFSTASGMMFPVLFVSVACGALSGFHSLVSSGTSSKQVEKEQDAVKVGYGAMIVESFVGILAIIVAGIMFSDMNTAGTGALNAGVASTPFQIFAAGISRGMQAFGVDGTLATVFMTMNVSALALTSLDAVARIARTSFSEFFAQTNDALAIESKAGYMKVLGNPWFATVVTLLPGLALAFGGYANIWPLFGASNQLLGGMTMITLAVFCKCTGRKGWMLYVPVAFLLCCTFTSLVQSAMGCMAAVQAYGFFGTIPATATTAAVSVAATKGLQLVFAVLLMVLGLIVAVNCLKEFFGKEAGSMPDEEPEWSEMGKAEYGRAAAAEAPADAEAAKA
- the tsaD gene encoding tRNA (adenosine(37)-N6)-threonylcarbamoyltransferase complex transferase subunit TsaD, whose translation is MSLHNDNALVVALDTSTDMLACAASWIDGQTGETKLVSGDHMCRRHANVELVNTVDGVLAQAGLDRSDVGYYVVGRGPGSFTGVRIGISTAKGLARGANVPLLGVSTLDACAWTAWKAGVRGKLGILADAMRGEVYPALYMLGDEGPERQFEREHVVKAAVALDEWRRAADWGQVQLTGDGLVRYGKLLGEDETARCVERDLWWPSGEGLLLAHAAGDGDPARVLPIYTRLSDAEENERKRLGLAESAQSEITGVADELAGRHLQFRPMGAADAEGASALEAACFEGAGHEAWTPGMFLSELGEDVAAPRSWWVAHDDGKLLGLAGGMVVDGDVQILDVAVDSAHRREGIARKLLSHVSYDAQMLGCTTASLEVEDGNEGAIALYAALGFTEVGRRRGYYGVGKDAIVMTAPLPLVLPVDNASPEPTAAEQRVWPLPAPGRSEGERAEIERRRLVLAIESSCDETAVAIIDADGNMLANQVSTQIDFHARFGGVVPEIASRKHVEVIVSVVDAALEDAAASLGLEGGAIAPSELAAVGVTQGPGLVGALVVGVAFAKGFAYAAGKPLVCVNHLEGHLFANLLAQPDLKPPFIFTLVSGGHTMLVHVKAWGDYEVLGETLDDAVGEAFDKVAKALGLGYPGGPIISKLAETGNPKAIDFPRALNSRGDYRFSLSGLKTAVTLYIEQETKAGRTIHLPDLAASFEAAVFDVQYKKAKNALHATGCKEYCIGGGVSANPHLREMMIKKLGRQGIRVTVPPLSACTDNAAMIAEVARRKFDRGEISPFDVDADPNMTL